The Rhododendron vialii isolate Sample 1 chromosome 1a, ASM3025357v1 region TGGTAGTGACAACCCTGTTTCAGCTTCTGCAACTGATGCCCAAATAATGAAGCTAGGCAAGTAATGAACAAACTTGAGTCAACTCAAGAATCAAGGAGGCTTGCTGGGTTGCTCGAAGGCGTCAgccaaacattttttttacaatttggTATCCAGCCCAATATCTCGGTGATCAACAGATCTGAAATGTGAAGTCGGACCGCCACAAGCATCCTGGACCGCTAATCCAGGGAAACCAATTACATCATCCCATGGCGGGGGCCCCTCCGTTAATCCTGGCTAACAAGATTGTTCCAATAGAAATTGGAAGTCCGATAACCATTTGTACGATTTGCTCCTATGTGTGTTGCTTTGTTTGCATATTTTGACAATCTGTGACTTGCATTTGGAATCCATTGTTGTTACCCTAGATAATTTTTGAAGTTATATGGGAGGTCTCCTTTCGGCTGCTCCGGCAAATTGGCCCTGTTTCAGTCCATCAATGATAGTTGCAGAAATAGATAGGCCTGAGAATTCTCCTCCTCCACAttcttgatattttttttttcttcttgcgTTTTCCAgaataacaataataaaatatccaaaaaaaattcgtcgTCTTCATTTGTGCGCGATAGATGGGCCGTTGGTGTTTTCGGAAACATGAGCAATGACGAGTTCAAAAATACTGGTAATTTCCCTGGAAAGtgtatttgtttgtaaaattttccctaaaacAGATTTAGGATACCATTCGCCAAGAATTTTACTTGTTCAATAATTTGCACAGTTGAGGTGCAAATTATTTGAGATTGACTTGGACAACTCAAATGAGCCACCAGTACTCGTTACAAAAGGGGTCTAGGACCACCGCATGTCGTGTGGGGTCCACTttaggccccacaaaaaatgcaaaaaaaaaaaaaattataaattataaaatattcaTTCATTGacccctgtaaaaaatcaaattcaacgAATATCAGTAGGtatgttttctgaatttgtaatAACAAAAATGCGTCCCATAAATAAACCAACCGTGGCCCATGCGCGCCGTCCTAATAAATAAAGAGCATACTTAAGGAATTTGATCAGGTAAGTAGTAAATAGGAACGTTACTAAAATAGCACTTTAACAAACTTAGTAGTTTCATCCAGTTAAAGATATAAAACTTCACCAGTTCATGAAAAACACCAAATCATAAAGaggagacttagccaaaaaaaaaattcatatttacattttttgagctTAAGGACAAGTattttttgcaatcaaacataaggacaaatgtgtctataaaagtgcctaaaatcctaaagtaccctatatatgaaagtgcctaaaatgctagggtaccttatgaaagtgactaaaccactaaaaccctataataggaaagtgcatcctaaaaccctatgaaaatgcctaaatatgttttggccttatgattaaaaaaaatcaaaaagttgaaagactccactaaaaactattttgctaTCGTCCTTTctctaaatgaaaattattttaccgTCTTTATGGCTAATTTTTTCATCATAAAAACTATTCTACTGTCCTTATTGACTAATTTTCTCATCACGAGACAGGTCTAACTCGAGAAGAAACCTATGAATACACATCATCGAATACGACTTCCTACGGAATTCTATATCCAAAAGGGTAGAAATGATggtcaatgacatgttttgataattaatacccgctaaaaacgttttcagcattaacaattattcttagcatgttcttggaagatattaattatcaaaaaacaCGTCCTgacgtcattttccctaataaaaAAGGAGCAAGGTGGCAGTTGGGGCTTTGCTAAAGCATGCATGATCTCCACGCGTAACATCAATAATCACCACGTATTAAGCCCCGCGCCGCATTAAAAAGGAGCTAGCCCTGCCTCTGCCTGAGAAACACTCCTCCCTTCCCTCCAAGGCTCGATCCACAAATCCCGTACGCGTTTCACAAATCTGAGAAAATCGAAAGAAAGCATTTGGAAACAAACATGGCATCGAAGCCGAGCCCAGCATTTGCTTACACGGTGGTGTACGTGAAAGACGTAGCCAAATCCGTCGATTTCTACGCCAAAGCCTTTGGTTACAGCGTTCGTCGCTTGGATTTATCCCACCGGTATGTAGTATAATCCAAACCCCCCTATAAAACGCTGCCATTTCCCCGTTTCGtttcgttttgttttgttttgtttgtaggATACTTGGCCAAAGTGTACCAGTTGGCCCATAAGTAAGGCGATCACAGTACAGTGACGAAGCGCTTGTTTTTTCTGGAGTAATTGTTTTAAGCATTCGACACAATTAACAATAGCAAAAATTCTGCAACCACACATGCGCAATTGTACGCACACTTTCACACGCACTTATATTTACGATTGAATTTGGAATTAATAATGAAGAAAAGTACTAAGGTAAGCACAAAAATTGGAATTGGTTTCTACTCTCTGGGTACGATGCCTTCCTATTTATTCGAGTAGCATGGGGGCATGGGATGCCTTCCAATTTTGAGTTGGGAACATATATAGTTTCTCGGCATAACGTTCTTTGTGTGTTTCTCGATTTATAGAGGTTAGAGATCccctttgtaccaaaaaaatccTAAGAGCATCCACTTCGCGCGtgcatttatttttaaaagtttaGATCCGTCTCTTTCCGCCTGCTTTATCAATTGAGAATTACTACTACATATGATGGTCTCGCCTTTACAGCAGCTAGGCAAACActtccatttttgtttctttttgtcaaCTACTGCAATTTTGGTATTGGAACTTTATAGGAACAATATTGTTTTGTGGGTGGCAGATGGGGAGAGCTAGACAGTGGGCAGACCACCATAGCATTCACACCGGCGCACCAGCACGAGACCGATGACTTAACGGGCACCGTCCAGACGCCCCGTTCGGATCGCGAAAGGAACCCGGTTGAGGTTGCCTTTGATTACCCGGACGTCGATGCCGCCTACAAGGTTAGCCAATACGTTTCAAACCTTTGATTTGACCAAAATGCGTGTTTCGTGGCCGTTCATTCGATCATCCgatttgttctctctctttgtgattgtgattgtgatgATCAGAGGGCGGTGGAGAACGGAGCAGTGCCCGTGAGCGAGCCGCAGGAGAAGGAGTGGGGCCAGAAAGTTGGGTACGTGCGAGACATTGATGGCATGGTAGTGAGGATGGGGAGTTACGTGGGCCAGCCCAAGTCCAAATCGAACTAGTGGAATTTTGGGCTTTTA contains the following coding sequences:
- the LOC131324913 gene encoding uncharacterized protein LOC131324913, with product MASKPSPAFAYTVVYVKDVAKSVDFYAKAFGYSVRRLDLSHRWGELDSGQTTIAFTPAHQHETDDLTGTVQTPRSDRERNPVEVAFDYPDVDAAYKRAVENGAVPVSEPQEKEWGQKVGYVRDIDGMVVRMGSYVGQPKSKSN